Proteins from a single region of Apium graveolens cultivar Ventura chromosome 7, ASM990537v1, whole genome shotgun sequence:
- the LOC141673478 gene encoding uncharacterized protein LOC141673478 encodes MEHHYRVEIFTAAIDQQLQELNNRFSEQMTELLILSASLNPRDGYRSFNIENICKLAEKFYPEDFLGDEKIHLQCELQHYRLDVPVHPDLKNLSTLGDLCHGLVTTGKTDMYPLVDRLLRLVLTLPASTATSERAFSAMKIMKTSLRN; translated from the coding sequence ATGGAACATCATTACCGAGTAGAAATCTTTACAGCTGCCATAGATCAACAATTACAGGAGCTAAATAATAGATTCAGTGAACAAATGACGGAGCTTCTCATTTTAAGTGCATCACTAAATCCTAGGGATGGTTACAGGTCTTTCAACATAGAGAACATTTGCAAGTTAGCTGAAAAGTTTTATCCAGAAGATTTTTTGGGAGATGAAAAAATCCATCTACAGTGTGAACTACAACATTATAGGTTAGATGTTCCGGTTCATCCAGATTTGAAGAATCTGTCTACTCTTGGTGATTTATGTCATGGATTGGTAACCACAGGGAAAACTGACATGTATCCATTAGTTGATAGACTATTAAGGCTTGTCTTGACTCTTCCAGCATCTACTGCAACATCTGAACGGGCTTTTTCTGCTATGAAAATTATGAAAACAAGTCTTCGCAATTGA
- the LOC141672083 gene encoding myb family transcription factor PHL11, whose product MERMYGVGGGGSLYEYENGVVMTRDPKPRLRWTNDLHDRFVDAVTKLGGPDKATPKSVLRLMSLKGLTLYHLKSHLQKYRLGQQARKQDTAEQNIDNSGDSYGHYNMHAPSTTATSSKVNNERGDHSLGEALMYEIDVQKRSKEQLDVQKKLQMRIEAQGKYLQAILEKAQTNLSLDMNSSGNLEATRVQLNSFNLALSNFMENLNEEDRNQSISELGRIHGNPSSSIYMGEVAEKTDVKLKVEEGSINFDLNMRGSYDFLGTNETAMEPKPFSYRR is encoded by the exons ATGGAGAGAATGTATGGAGTTGGTGGTGGAGGAAGTTTGTATGAGTATGAAAATGGAGTTGTGATGACAAGAGATCCAAAGCCAAGATTAAGGTGGACTAATGATCTTCATGATCGATTTGTTGATGCTGTTACTAAGCTTGGTGGCCCTGACA AAGCAACTCCCAAGTCAGTGCTGCGGCTCATGAGCTTAAAGGGATTGACATTGTACCATTTGAAAAGCCATTTGCAG AAATACAGACTTGGACAGCAGGCCAGGAAACAGGACACAGCAGAACAAAACATTGACAACAGTG GGGATTCTTATGGACATTACAATATGCATGCCCCAAGCACGACTGCCACCTCATCAAAAGTGAACAATGAACGAGG AGATCATTCTCTAGGGGAGGCATTAATGTATGAGATTGATGTACAGAAAAGGTCAAAAGAGCAACTTGAT GTACAAAAGAAATTACAGATGAGAATCGAAGCCCAAGGAAAGTACTTGCAAGCTATACTAGAAAAAGCTCAAACGAATCTTTCACTAGATATGAACAGCTCTGGAAACTTAGAAGCAACAAGGGTCCAACTAAACAGCTTCAATTTGGCTCTATCTAACTTCATGGAAAATCTGAATGAGGAAGACCGGAATCAAAGCATTTCCGAATTGGGAAGAATTCATGGCAACCCAAGTTCATCAATTTACATGGGAGAAGTTGCAGAAAAGACCGATGTCAAGCTTAAGGTTGAAGAGGGTTCTATAAACTTTGATTTGAATATGAGAGGCAGCTATGACTTTCTTGGCACTAATGAAACTGCTATGGAACCTAAGCCATTTTCATATAGGAGGTAG
- the LOC141673477 gene encoding putative LRR receptor-like serine/threonine-protein kinase At3g47570 has protein sequence MTNGSLENWLHPIPHHHQGNGINFTLLQRLNIAIDVALGVDYLHHHSHANIIHCDIKPSNILLDEDFVARVGDFGLVKFSFATASDINQAHLSSTGIRGTIGYIPPEYGMCGEGSDLQKAILMDNIKDFHDYVRKALPQRVMDIVDPRIVLDQEEYGLHVNQSYCRALEVCLTSIFEVGILCYKETPAKRIDISVAIKLLHVARDKLV, from the exons ATGACAAATGGGAGTTTGGAAAACTGGTTGCATCCAATTCCTCATCATCATCAAGGGAATGGAATAAATTTTACTCTACTCCAAAGATTAAATATTGCCATTGATGTTGCACTAGGAGTGGATTACCTACATCATCATAGTCATGCAAATATCATTCATTGCGACATAAAGCCAAGCAATATTCTTCTTGATGAGGATTTTGTTGCCCGTGTTGGGGATTTTGGTCTGGTGAAGTTCAGTTTTGCTACTGCAAGTGATATCAATCAAGCACATTTGAGTTCAACTGGTATACGTGGTACAATTGGATATATTCCTCCAG AGTATGGAATGTGTGGGGAG GGAAGCGACCTACAGAAAGCAATATTAATGGACAACATTAAGGATTTTCATGACTATGTAAGGAAGGCACTCCCACAAAGAGTGATGGACATTGTTGATCCACGGATTGTACTAGATCAGGAGGAATATGGTTTGCATGTAAATCAATCATATTGCAGGGCTTTGGAGGTATGCTTGACATCAATATTTGAAGTGGGGATATTATGTTATAAAGAGACTCCGGCAAAACGCATTGACATCAGTGTTGCTATCAAGTTGTTACATGTGGCAAGAGACAAACTTGTGTAG